The following proteins are co-located in the Streptomyces sp. NBC_01198 genome:
- the secE gene encoding preprotein translocase subunit SecE, translating to MTDSIEVPEPDATQDDKDTDRKPRRGGKRGKKGPLGRLALFYRQIIAELRKVVWPSRNDLTTYTTVVIVFVVVVIGFVAVVDWGFGKLISAVFG from the coding sequence ATCACGGACTCCATCGAGGTCCCGGAGCCTGACGCGACTCAGGACGACAAGGACACCGACCGGAAGCCCCGCCGCGGAGGCAAGCGCGGCAAGAAGGGCCCGCTGGGTCGCCTCGCGCTTTTCTACCGCCAGATCATTGCGGAGCTCCGCAAGGTCGTCTGGCCCAGCCGCAACGACCTCACCACGTACACCACTGTGGTGATTGTCTTCGTTGTGGTCGTCATCGGGTTCGTGGCCGTGGTTGACTGGGGCTTCGGGAAGCTTATTTCCGCCGTTTTCGGCTGA
- a CDS encoding pyridoxal phosphate-dependent aminotransferase — protein MTAATPSVPPASDRRVSARIGSISESATLAVDAKAKALKAAGRPVIGFGAGEPDFPTPDYIVDAAVEACRNPKYHRYTPAGGLPELKAAIAAKTLRDSGYEVDASQVLVTNGGKQAIYEAFAAVLDPGDEVIVPAPYWTTYPESIRLAGGVPVEVVADETTGYRVSVEQLEAARTERTKVLLFVSPSNPTGAVYSREDTEAVGRWAVEHGLWVLTDEIYEHLVYGDATFSSLPALVPELRDRCIVVNGVAKTYAMTGWRVGWIVGPKDVVKAATNLQSHATSNVNNVAQAAALAAVTGDLEAVAEMRAAFDRRRQTIVRMLNEIDGVICPTPEGAFYAYPSVKALLGKEIRGRRPADSVELAALILDEAEVAVVPGEAFGTPGYLRLSYALGDEDLVEGVSRLQKLLGEATD, from the coding sequence ATGACCGCAGCCACTCCCTCTGTACCACCTGCAAGCGACCGGCGGGTGTCGGCCCGTATCGGCTCGATCTCCGAGTCCGCCACCCTCGCCGTGGACGCCAAGGCCAAGGCCCTCAAGGCCGCCGGGCGCCCGGTGATCGGCTTCGGCGCCGGCGAGCCCGACTTCCCGACGCCCGACTACATCGTCGACGCCGCCGTCGAGGCCTGCCGCAACCCGAAGTACCACCGCTACACCCCGGCCGGCGGGCTGCCGGAGCTCAAGGCGGCCATCGCCGCCAAGACGCTCCGCGACTCGGGCTACGAGGTAGACGCCTCGCAGGTGCTGGTCACCAACGGCGGCAAGCAGGCCATCTACGAGGCCTTCGCCGCGGTGCTCGACCCGGGCGACGAGGTCATCGTGCCCGCTCCGTACTGGACCACCTACCCGGAGTCGATCAGGCTCGCGGGCGGCGTCCCGGTCGAGGTGGTCGCCGACGAGACCACCGGCTACCGCGTCTCGGTCGAGCAGCTGGAGGCGGCCCGCACCGAGCGGACGAAGGTGCTGCTCTTCGTCTCGCCCTCCAACCCCACCGGCGCCGTCTACAGCCGGGAGGACACCGAGGCCGTCGGCCGCTGGGCCGTCGAGCACGGGCTGTGGGTGCTCACCGACGAGATCTACGAGCACCTGGTCTACGGCGACGCCACCTTCAGCTCGCTGCCCGCGCTCGTCCCCGAGCTGCGCGACCGGTGCATCGTCGTCAACGGGGTGGCCAAGACCTACGCCATGACCGGCTGGCGGGTCGGCTGGATCGTCGGCCCCAAGGACGTCGTCAAGGCCGCGACCAACCTGCAGTCGCACGCCACCTCGAACGTCAACAACGTGGCCCAGGCCGCCGCGCTGGCCGCCGTCACCGGCGACCTGGAGGCGGTCGCCGAGATGCGCGCCGCCTTCGACCGCCGCCGCCAGACCATCGTGCGGATGCTCAACGAGATCGACGGTGTGATCTGCCCGACACCCGAGGGCGCCTTCTACGCCTACCCGTCGGTGAAGGCGCTGCTCGGCAAGGAGATCCGCGGCAGGCGCCCGGCCGACTCCGTGGAGCTGGCCGCCCTCATCCTCGACGAGGCCGAGGTCGCGGTCGTCCCCGGCGAGGCCTTCGGCACCCCCGGCTACCTGCGGCTCAGCTACGCGCTGGGTGACGAGGACCTGGTCGAGGGCGTCTCGCGGCTGCAGAAGCTGCTGGGCGAGGCCACGGACTGA
- a CDS encoding adenosine deaminase, whose amino-acid sequence MAREVRTGPGRDIRRLPKAHLHLHFTGSMRPSTLMELADKHGVHLPEALTSGEPPKLRATDERGWFRFQRLYDAARSCLRTADDIHRLVREAAQEDAADGSGWLEIQVDPTSYAPRLGGLIPTLEIILDAVHTASRDTGVGMAVVVAANRMKHPLDARTLARLAVRYADQGVVGFGLSNDERRGLARDFDRAFAIAREGGLLAAPHGGELAGPASVRDCLDDLHAQRIGHGVRAAEDPHLVRRLADSGVTCEVCPASNVALGVYDKPEDVPLRLLHDAGVPMALGADDPLLFGSRLAAQYELARDVHNFTDQELAELARQSVRASRAPDDVRARMLSGIDDWAE is encoded by the coding sequence ATGGCACGCGAAGTACGTACGGGGCCGGGCCGGGACATCCGGCGCCTTCCCAAAGCACACCTGCATCTGCACTTCACCGGCTCCATGCGGCCGTCCACCCTCATGGAACTGGCCGACAAGCACGGCGTCCACCTGCCGGAAGCCCTCACCTCGGGCGAGCCCCCGAAGCTGCGGGCCACCGACGAACGCGGCTGGTTCCGCTTCCAGCGGCTCTACGACGCCGCCCGCTCGTGCCTGCGCACCGCGGACGACATCCACCGGCTGGTGCGCGAGGCCGCGCAGGAGGACGCCGCGGACGGCTCCGGCTGGCTGGAGATCCAGGTCGACCCGACCTCGTACGCCCCCCGGCTCGGCGGGCTCATCCCCACCCTGGAGATCATCCTCGACGCCGTCCACACCGCCTCCCGCGACACCGGCGTCGGCATGGCCGTGGTGGTCGCCGCCAACCGCATGAAGCACCCGCTGGACGCCCGCACGCTGGCCAGGCTCGCGGTCCGCTACGCCGACCAGGGCGTCGTCGGCTTCGGCCTGTCCAACGACGAACGCCGGGGCCTGGCCAGGGACTTCGACCGCGCCTTCGCCATCGCCCGGGAGGGCGGCCTGCTCGCCGCCCCGCACGGCGGCGAACTCGCGGGCCCGGCCAGCGTCCGCGACTGCCTCGACGACCTGCACGCGCAGCGCATCGGGCACGGCGTACGCGCCGCCGAGGACCCGCACCTGGTCCGCCGGCTCGCCGACTCCGGCGTCACCTGCGAGGTCTGCCCGGCGTCCAACGTCGCCCTGGGCGTCTACGACAAGCCCGAGGACGTACCGCTGCGGCTCCTCCACGACGCCGGCGTCCCGATGGCCCTGGGCGCCGACGACCCGCTGCTCTTCGGCTCCCGCCTCGCCGCCCAGTACGAACTCGCCCGCGACGTCCACAACTTCACCGACCAGGAGCTGGCCGAACTGGCCCGGCAGTCGGTCCGCGCCTCCCGGGCGCCGGACGACGTACGCGCACGGATGCTCAGCGGTATCGACGACTGGGCCGAGTGA
- a CDS encoding helix-turn-helix domain-containing protein: MLTLDTLISSAPDRLRRTGQVAGEGDRPVAGVWPADPSSVPSRERGWRDVLAVVTTPSLGEADIRALALAGAAALAVREPAPPGLVEAAGRHRLPVVLADPESCTVPRLAQLLADQAAAGARRLQELLECAKQLSSAPSTAAGVLRWLARMAGGQAVLLAPHRPPPALAGGLTLPAERVAALAEGTTQAAAVDVGEWNVRLYALGPVPPYDVLAVARARTAGWPQPVTEAVSRAEALLSGWLRMRAAADGERAPIRSSVLQMLMAGQVLAARRAAHPLAMSPGVLTADEARVYVIGGRAAYRETLVSACHYHLGDAGLVVGCPVDERQVIIVATPDAPTEELLRGLVTRREGFRLGASRVVPLDGVAVAHGEATRALAAATSSPDRYAVFTPDIELVRLLPAEGARRWAAGVLAPLEDWPPGRRAEWLDGMRLWLAYGPIGAARLAGFHRNTVRQRAETVGAVLGLDLGRLADRIRLDLALRIEELARGLGPAHGPAHGAAPRLEELLADAGVRRWAAEYLGRLDKELVPTVIAWIESGLRTPGAALRLGVHPKTVAARLRRAEGQVRQPLVSHPAESANGLCGVHDLALAAHIGQALSLE; this comes from the coding sequence GTGCTCACCCTCGACACGCTGATCAGCTCGGCGCCCGACCGGCTCCGCCGCACCGGCCAGGTGGCGGGCGAGGGCGACCGGCCGGTCGCGGGTGTCTGGCCGGCGGACCCGTCGAGCGTCCCGTCCCGCGAGCGCGGCTGGCGCGACGTGCTGGCCGTGGTGACGACGCCGTCGCTGGGGGAGGCGGACATCCGCGCCCTCGCGCTGGCGGGGGCCGCGGCGCTCGCGGTGCGCGAACCGGCCCCGCCGGGGTTGGTCGAGGCGGCCGGACGGCACCGGCTGCCGGTGGTGCTGGCGGACCCGGAGAGCTGTACGGTGCCGCGGCTCGCCCAGCTCCTCGCCGACCAGGCGGCGGCGGGCGCCCGCCGCCTGCAGGAGCTGCTGGAGTGCGCGAAGCAGCTGTCGTCGGCGCCCAGCACCGCGGCCGGGGTGTTGCGCTGGCTGGCGCGGATGGCCGGCGGCCAGGCCGTCCTGCTGGCACCGCACCGCCCGCCGCCCGCGCTCGCCGGCGGCCTGACGCTGCCGGCCGAACGGGTCGCGGCGCTGGCCGAGGGCACGACGCAGGCGGCGGCCGTGGACGTGGGGGAGTGGAACGTACGGCTGTACGCGCTCGGCCCGGTGCCGCCGTACGACGTGCTGGCGGTGGCCCGGGCGCGTACGGCCGGCTGGCCGCAGCCGGTGACCGAGGCGGTGAGCAGGGCGGAGGCGCTGCTGTCCGGGTGGCTGCGGATGCGGGCCGCCGCGGACGGCGAGCGGGCGCCGATACGGAGCTCGGTGCTGCAGATGCTGATGGCGGGCCAGGTGCTGGCCGCCAGGCGGGCCGCGCACCCGCTGGCGATGAGCCCCGGGGTGCTCACGGCCGACGAGGCGCGGGTGTACGTGATCGGCGGCCGGGCCGCGTACCGCGAGACGCTGGTGTCGGCGTGCCACTACCACCTGGGGGACGCGGGGCTCGTCGTCGGATGCCCGGTCGACGAGCGCCAGGTGATCATCGTGGCGACGCCCGACGCGCCCACCGAGGAGCTGCTGCGCGGGCTGGTGACCCGGCGGGAGGGCTTCAGGCTGGGCGCGAGCCGGGTGGTGCCGCTCGACGGGGTCGCCGTCGCGCACGGCGAGGCGACCAGGGCGCTGGCGGCGGCGACCTCCAGCCCCGACCGCTACGCGGTCTTCACGCCGGACATCGAGCTCGTACGGCTGCTGCCCGCGGAGGGGGCGCGGCGGTGGGCGGCCGGGGTGCTGGCCCCGCTGGAGGACTGGCCGCCGGGGCGCCGGGCGGAATGGCTCGACGGGATGCGGCTGTGGCTGGCCTACGGCCCGATCGGCGCGGCGCGGCTGGCGGGCTTCCACCGCAACACGGTGCGGCAGCGGGCGGAGACGGTGGGTGCGGTGCTCGGGCTCGACCTGGGCCGGCTGGCCGACCGGATCCGGCTGGATCTGGCGCTGCGGATCGAGGAGCTGGCGCGCGGGCTCGGGCCCGCGCACGGACCCGCGCACGGTGCCGCGCCGCGGCTGGAAGAGCTGCTGGCGGACGCAGGGGTGCGGCGGTGGGCCGCGGAGTATCTCGGCAGGCTCGACAAGGAGCTGGTGCCGACGGTGATCGCGTGGATCGAGTCGGGTCTGCGGACGCCGGGGGCCGCGCTCCGTCTCGGGGTGCACCCCAAGACGGTGGCGGCCCGGCTGCGCCGGGCGGAGGGGCAGGTGCGGCAGCCGCTGGTCTCGCACCCGGCGGAGTCGGCCAACGGCCTGTGCGGGGTGCACGATCTCGCGCTGGCGGCGCACATAGGTCAGGCGCTCAGCCTGGAATGA
- a CDS encoding UDP-N-acetylmuramate dehydrogenase gives MHPLAPYTTFRLGGPATRLVTARTDDEIVAAVRAADSRGEPVLLIGGGSNLLIADKGFDGTAVRIVTQGVTLHGTTLELAAGEPWSDAVAATVRAGLAGIECLAGIPGSAGATPIQNVGAYGQEVSSTITDVVAYDRRTAETVTLPNEACAFSYRSSRFKEDPARYVVLRVRFALEDAGGLSAPLKYAETARALGVEAGERVPLEKASATVLGLRASKGMVLDEADHDTWSAGSFFTNPVLTADEFTAFLARVHDRLGPDVAPPAFEADGERTKTSAAWLIDKAGFTKGYGTGPARISGKHTLALTNRGAATTEDLLALAREVRDGVEAAFGVTLVNEPVMVGVRL, from the coding sequence GTGCACCCTCTCGCCCCGTACACCACCTTCCGCCTCGGCGGCCCCGCCACCCGCCTGGTCACAGCCCGCACGGACGACGAGATCGTCGCCGCCGTCCGCGCCGCCGACTCCCGCGGCGAGCCCGTCCTCCTCATCGGCGGCGGCAGCAACCTCCTCATCGCCGACAAGGGCTTCGACGGCACCGCCGTCCGCATCGTCACCCAGGGCGTCACCCTGCACGGCACCACCCTCGAACTCGCCGCCGGCGAGCCCTGGAGCGACGCCGTCGCCGCGACCGTCCGCGCCGGCCTGGCCGGCATCGAGTGCCTGGCCGGCATCCCCGGCTCCGCCGGCGCCACCCCGATCCAGAACGTCGGCGCCTACGGCCAGGAGGTCTCCAGCACCATCACCGACGTCGTCGCCTACGACCGGCGGACCGCCGAGACGGTCACCCTCCCCAACGAGGCCTGCGCCTTCTCCTACCGCAGCAGCCGCTTCAAGGAGGACCCGGCCCGCTACGTCGTCCTGCGCGTCCGCTTCGCCCTGGAGGACGCCGGGGGCCTGTCCGCGCCGCTCAAATACGCCGAGACCGCCCGCGCCCTCGGCGTCGAGGCCGGCGAGCGGGTGCCGCTGGAGAAGGCCAGCGCGACGGTGCTGGGGCTGCGCGCGAGCAAGGGCATGGTGCTGGACGAGGCCGACCACGACACCTGGTCGGCCGGCTCCTTCTTCACCAACCCCGTGCTGACCGCCGACGAGTTCACCGCCTTCCTGGCCCGCGTCCACGACCGCCTGGGTCCCGACGTGGCACCGCCGGCGTTCGAGGCGGACGGCGAGCGGACGAAGACGTCCGCGGCCTGGCTGATCGACAAGGCAGGCTTCACCAAGGGCTACGGCACGGGCCCGGCCCGGATCTCCGGCAAGCACACGCTCGCGCTGACCAACCGGGGCGCCGCCACCACCGAGGACCTGCTGGCTCTGGCCCGCGAGGTCCGCGACGGCGTCGAGGCGGCCTTCGGAGTGACGCTGGTCAACGAGCCGGTGATGGTCGGCGTGCGGCTCTGA
- a CDS encoding DHA2 family efflux MFS transporter permease subunit, protein MDKTTADKATAGRRPATAAWALVITSVAGFMAALDNLVVTTALPSIRKDLGGALSDLEWTVNAYTLTFAVLLMFGASLGDRFGRRKLFITGLSIFTGASAAAALAPGINELIAFRAVQGVGAAIMMPLTLTLLSAAVPPERRGAAFGIWGAVNGLAVASGPLIGGSLTEHISWQWIFWLNVPLGLALIPLARLRLAESTAPNARIDGRGTALISLGLFGIVFALVNATSHGWTSARVLGGLIGGAILVMAFVRHGMTARNPILPMRLFRGRAFTAINVSSALMFAGMFGSIFLLSQFLQTVLGYTPTQAGLRMLPWTGMPMIVAPIAGFLSDRIGGRPVVAAGLALQAIGLGWFAMILSPDVSYAAQLPALIISGAGMALFIAPATSLVMSSVVPAEQGIASGANNALREVGGALGIAVLGSIFAAQGGYGSGSQFVSGLTPALWVGAAVLAVALAVALLLPGRRSGGRPADQATTDAPSLQPVA, encoded by the coding sequence ATGGACAAGACCACCGCAGACAAGGCCACCGCGGGTCGCAGGCCTGCCACCGCCGCCTGGGCGCTGGTGATCACCAGCGTCGCCGGATTCATGGCGGCCCTGGACAACCTCGTCGTCACCACCGCGTTGCCGTCCATCAGGAAGGACCTCGGCGGCGCGCTGAGCGACCTGGAATGGACGGTGAACGCCTACACGCTCACCTTCGCCGTGCTCCTGATGTTCGGCGCCTCGCTCGGCGACCGCTTCGGGCGGCGCAAGCTCTTCATCACCGGGCTGTCGATCTTCACCGGGGCCTCCGCGGCCGCGGCCCTCGCGCCCGGCATCAACGAACTCATCGCCTTCCGGGCCGTCCAGGGCGTCGGCGCGGCCATCATGATGCCGCTCACCCTCACCCTGCTCAGCGCGGCCGTGCCGCCGGAACGCCGCGGTGCCGCCTTCGGCATCTGGGGCGCGGTCAACGGCCTGGCCGTCGCGTCCGGCCCGCTCATCGGCGGCAGCCTCACCGAGCACATCTCCTGGCAGTGGATCTTCTGGCTGAACGTCCCGCTCGGCCTGGCATTGATCCCCCTCGCCCGCCTCCGGCTCGCCGAGTCCACCGCGCCCAACGCCCGCATCGACGGTCGCGGCACCGCACTGATCAGCCTCGGGCTCTTCGGGATCGTCTTCGCCCTGGTCAACGCGACCTCCCACGGCTGGACCAGCGCCCGCGTCCTCGGCGGGCTGATCGGCGGCGCCATCCTCGTCATGGCCTTCGTCCGGCACGGCATGACCGCCCGCAACCCGATACTCCCGATGCGGCTCTTCCGCGGCCGGGCCTTCACCGCCATCAACGTCTCCAGCGCGCTGATGTTCGCCGGGATGTTCGGCTCGATCTTCCTGCTCAGCCAGTTCCTGCAGACCGTGCTCGGCTACACCCCGACCCAGGCGGGGCTGCGCATGCTGCCCTGGACGGGCATGCCGATGATCGTCGCGCCGATCGCCGGCTTCCTCTCCGACCGCATCGGCGGCCGGCCCGTGGTCGCCGCCGGGCTCGCCCTCCAGGCCATCGGGTTGGGCTGGTTCGCGATGATCCTCTCGCCCGACGTCTCCTACGCCGCGCAGCTGCCCGCGCTCATCATCTCCGGGGCCGGCATGGCACTCTTCATCGCTCCCGCGACCAGCCTGGTCATGTCCAGCGTCGTCCCCGCCGAGCAGGGGATCGCCTCCGGGGCGAACAACGCGCTGCGCGAGGTGGGTGGGGCGCTCGGGATCGCCGTCCTCGGCTCCATCTTCGCGGCGCAGGGCGGTTACGGATCCGGCTCGCAGTTCGTCTCCGGGCTGACCCCGGCGCTGTGGGTCGGGGCGGCGGTGCTCGCCGTCGCCCTTGCGGTCGCCCTTCTCCTGCCGGGCCGGCGGTCCGGCGGTCGGCCCGCCGACCAGGCCACGACGGACGCGCCGTCCCTCCAGCCGGTGGCCTGA
- a CDS encoding TetR/AcrR family transcriptional regulator, with the protein MVRMSADERRESVVRAAMSEFAHGGYEGTSTEAIARRVGVSQPYLFRLFPNKQAMFLAAAVYCIDGTRELFTEAAAGVAQDEKLKAMAAAYQRMIHDDPERLLMQMQTYVAVAAAQAAGDDAFGAAVRATWQELWDSIHVELGADVNETTTFLAYGMLVNTLVSLGFPAGHRIWEGFYEAGRPE; encoded by the coding sequence ATGGTCAGGATGAGCGCAGACGAGAGACGCGAGAGCGTCGTCCGTGCGGCGATGAGCGAGTTCGCCCACGGGGGGTACGAGGGGACGTCCACCGAGGCGATCGCCCGCCGGGTGGGTGTCTCGCAGCCGTATCTCTTCCGGCTCTTCCCGAACAAGCAGGCGATGTTCCTCGCCGCGGCGGTGTACTGCATCGACGGCACCCGCGAGCTCTTCACCGAGGCCGCCGCCGGTGTGGCGCAGGACGAGAAGCTCAAGGCGATGGCGGCCGCGTATCAGCGGATGATCCACGACGACCCCGAGCGGCTGCTGATGCAGATGCAGACGTACGTCGCCGTGGCCGCCGCGCAGGCGGCCGGGGACGACGCCTTCGGTGCGGCGGTGCGGGCGACCTGGCAGGAGCTGTGGGACTCCATCCACGTCGAGCTGGGTGCGGACGTCAACGAGACCACGACCTTCCTGGCCTACGGGATGCTCGTCAACACCCTGGTGTCGCTGGGTTTCCCCGCAGGCCACCGGATCTGGGAGGGCTTCTACGAAGCCGGCCGGCCGGAGTGA
- a CDS encoding MaoC family dehydratase, with protein MTATVAYDEVEVGTELPAQSFPVTRATLVQYAGASGDFNPIHWNEKFARAVGLPDVIAHGMFTMASAARVVTDWAGDPGAVVDYGVRFTKPVVVPNDDEGALVEVTAKVAAKLEDNQVRVDLVAMSAGQKVLGMSRAVVRLA; from the coding sequence ATGACGGCGACCGTGGCGTACGACGAGGTCGAGGTCGGCACCGAGCTGCCCGCGCAGAGCTTCCCGGTCACCCGGGCGACGCTGGTGCAGTACGCGGGCGCGTCCGGCGACTTCAACCCGATCCACTGGAACGAGAAGTTCGCCCGCGCGGTCGGGCTGCCCGACGTGATCGCGCACGGCATGTTCACCATGGCGTCCGCGGCCCGGGTGGTCACCGACTGGGCCGGCGACCCGGGTGCGGTCGTCGACTACGGCGTGCGCTTCACCAAGCCGGTCGTGGTGCCGAACGACGACGAGGGCGCCCTGGTCGAGGTCACCGCCAAGGTCGCGGCCAAGCTGGAGGACAACCAGGTCCGCGTGGACCTGGTCGCGATGTCCGCCGGCCAGAAGGTGCTCGGGATGTCCCGCGCGGTGGTCCGGCTCGCCTGA
- a CDS encoding MaoC family dehydratase N-terminal domain-containing protein — translation MALDQSFVGRSYPPTPAYEVGREKIREFAEAIGDPNPAYRDPEAAKALGHPDVIAPPTFAFAITYKAAGIVISDPELGLDYSRVVHGDQKFAYTRPVRAGDRLTVTSTIETVKSLAGNDILDIRGEVNDESGEHVVTAWTKLVARAADPAQDGDAR, via the coding sequence ATGGCTCTGGACCAGTCCTTCGTCGGGCGGAGTTATCCGCCCACCCCTGCCTACGAGGTGGGCCGGGAGAAGATCCGCGAGTTCGCCGAGGCGATCGGCGATCCGAATCCGGCATACAGGGATCCGGAGGCGGCGAAGGCCCTCGGCCACCCCGATGTGATCGCGCCGCCGACTTTCGCGTTCGCGATCACCTACAAGGCGGCGGGGATCGTGATCTCCGATCCCGAACTCGGACTCGATTACAGCCGGGTGGTGCACGGCGACCAGAAGTTCGCCTATACGCGCCCCGTGCGGGCCGGCGACCGGCTCACGGTCACCTCCACGATCGAGACGGTCAAGTCGCTGGCCGGCAACGACATCCTCGACATCCGCGGCGAGGTCAACGACGAGTCGGGCGAGCACGTGGTGACCGCCTGGACCAAGCTGGTGGCCCGCGCGGCCGACCCGGCGCAGGACGGAGACGCGCGATGA
- the rpmG gene encoding 50S ribosomal protein L33, translating into MAATDVRPKITLACVECKERNYITKKNRRNDPDRLEMKKHCPRCNAHTAHRETR; encoded by the coding sequence GTGGCCGCCACCGACGTCCGCCCGAAGATCACGCTGGCCTGCGTGGAGTGCAAGGAGCGGAACTACATCACCAAGAAGAACCGGCGTAACGACCCGGACCGCCTTGAGATGAAGAAGCACTGCCCGCGTTGCAACGCGCACACCGCGCACCGCGAGACGCGCTGA
- a CDS encoding amidohydrolase family protein: MTDSPRGTAAETATLLLCGARLTDGRTVDVRLSGPRIEAVGTGGSLTATGAASRPGAGARIDLRGYLLLPAPAEPHAHLDLALTAAADGPPAGDIADVQRRATEAALLQLGHGATAVRSHVRVGDVHGLRALEAVLQARRALRGLVDVHAVAVPRLLTGAAGADGLDVLRDALKMGASAVGGCPDLDPDPSGHAEAVISLAAEFGVPVDLHTAADDPARLSRLAAMAGGLRPGVTLGPCHGLGTLPPDAAIYAAERLAAAGISVVTLPQGGCGGLESVRRGAAGLHTPVRLLRRAGVPVAAGSGALADLANPVGRGDPLEAAFLLASYGECEPLRSYELISTQARAVLGLPEVRVEAGFPAELLAVRGDTIEGVLALAYSRIVIHNGRVVSRTSAVREYCDTSADPALDLPRQAHREA; the protein is encoded by the coding sequence ATGACCGACAGCCCGCGCGGCACCGCCGCCGAGACCGCCACGCTGCTGCTGTGCGGCGCCCGCCTCACCGACGGGCGGACCGTCGACGTCCGGCTGAGCGGACCGCGGATCGAGGCGGTCGGCACCGGGGGCAGCCTCACCGCGACGGGGGCCGCGAGCCGGCCGGGCGCCGGGGCGCGGATCGACCTGCGCGGCTATCTGCTGCTGCCCGCGCCCGCCGAGCCGCACGCGCACCTCGACCTCGCCCTGACCGCGGCCGCCGACGGGCCGCCGGCCGGCGACATCGCCGACGTCCAGCGCCGGGCCACCGAGGCCGCCCTGCTCCAGCTCGGCCACGGCGCGACGGCCGTACGCAGCCACGTACGGGTCGGCGACGTCCACGGGCTGCGCGCCCTCGAAGCGGTGCTCCAGGCCCGGCGGGCGCTGCGCGGCCTGGTCGACGTCCACGCCGTGGCCGTACCGCGGCTGCTGACCGGCGCCGCGGGCGCCGACGGGCTCGACGTGCTGCGGGACGCACTCAAGATGGGCGCCTCCGCGGTCGGCGGCTGCCCCGACCTGGACCCCGACCCCAGCGGGCACGCCGAGGCCGTCATCTCGCTCGCCGCCGAGTTCGGCGTTCCCGTCGACCTGCACACCGCCGCCGACGACCCCGCCCGGCTGTCCCGGCTCGCCGCCATGGCCGGCGGCCTGCGCCCCGGGGTCACCCTCGGCCCCTGCCACGGGCTCGGCACGTTGCCGCCGGACGCGGCGATCTACGCCGCGGAACGGCTCGCCGCCGCCGGGATCTCCGTCGTCACCCTCCCGCAGGGCGGCTGCGGCGGCCTGGAGTCGGTCCGCCGCGGGGCCGCGGGCCTGCACACCCCGGTACGCCTGCTGCGCCGCGCCGGGGTGCCGGTCGCGGCCGGCAGCGGCGCCCTCGCCGACCTCGCCAACCCGGTGGGCCGCGGCGACCCCCTGGAGGCCGCCTTCCTGCTCGCCTCCTACGGCGAGTGCGAGCCCCTGCGGTCCTACGAGCTGATCAGCACTCAGGCCCGTGCCGTCCTGGGCCTGCCCGAGGTGCGCGTCGAGGCCGGCTTCCCGGCCGAACTCCTCGCGGTACGCGGCGACACCATCGAGGGCGTCCTCGCCCTGGCCTACAGCCGCATCGTCATCCACAACGGCCGCGTCGTCTCCCGCACCAGCGCGGTCCGCGAATACTGCGACACCTCCGCCGACCCCGCCCTCGACCTGCCGCGCCAGGCGCACCGCGAGGCGTAG
- a CDS encoding NAD(P)H-binding protein encodes MRTVIAGGHGQIALRLERLLSARGDSVAGLIRNPAQADDLRGAGAEPVVLDLESATVDDVAAVLAGADAAVFAAGAGAGSGPDRKQTVDRDAAVLLADAAERAGVRRYLIVSSMGADAHSTFKEPGFAAYLRAKGAADDAIRARTSLDWTVLRPGGLTNDPGTGRVRLSAGHVDRGSIPRDDVAAVLVALLDAPATAGLTLELVSGDTDIATAVAQLA; translated from the coding sequence ATGCGCACTGTCATTGCCGGCGGCCACGGCCAGATCGCCCTGCGCCTGGAGCGCCTCCTCTCCGCCCGGGGCGACTCGGTCGCGGGCCTGATCAGGAATCCGGCGCAGGCCGACGACCTACGCGGAGCCGGCGCGGAACCGGTCGTGCTCGACCTGGAGTCGGCGACCGTCGACGACGTCGCCGCCGTCCTGGCCGGCGCGGACGCGGCCGTCTTCGCCGCGGGTGCGGGCGCGGGCAGCGGTCCTGACCGCAAGCAGACCGTCGACCGCGACGCGGCCGTACTGCTCGCGGACGCCGCGGAACGGGCCGGCGTACGGCGCTATCTGATCGTCTCGTCCATGGGCGCGGACGCACATTCGACGTTCAAGGAGCCGGGCTTCGCCGCGTATCTGCGCGCCAAGGGCGCGGCCGACGACGCGATCCGGGCGCGTACGTCGCTGGACTGGACGGTCCTGCGCCCGGGCGGCCTGACGAACGACCCGGGTACCGGCCGGGTGCGGCTCTCGGCGGGCCACGTGGACCGCGGCAGCATCCCGCGTGACGATGTCGCCGCTGTGCTGGTCGCCCTGCTGGACGCCCCGGCGACCGCGGGCCTGACCCTGGAGCTGGTCTCCGGGGACACCGACATCGCCACCGCGGTCGCGCAACTCGCCTGA